In Acanthochromis polyacanthus isolate Apoly-LR-REF ecotype Palm Island chromosome 18, KAUST_Apoly_ChrSc, whole genome shotgun sequence, the following proteins share a genomic window:
- the ptgdsa gene encoding prostaglandin D2 synthase a, with amino-acid sequence MGTTAVAMVMLCVMMVHADVKPQKDFNLQKFAGIWYRVGLAYDSPSFVPYRDKIKASKGMITPLANGNVNLTMWDATPLGCISKFYQYERTSVPGQFTYFSTRHNMVKDITVVDTNYTEYAVVLKHKVFHREYTQVALYGRSQRVRNETIQKFKAFALSRGFPRESILTPPPAENCPASTSG; translated from the exons ATGGGGACCACTgccgttgccatggtgatgcTGTGCGTGATGATGGTGCACGCAGATGTGAAGCCGCAGAAAGATTTCAACCTGCAGAAG tttgcAGGGATATGGTACCGTGTGGGCCTCGCCTACGACTCTCCAAGCTTCGTCCCCTACAGAGACAAAATAAAGGCCTCCAAGGGGATGATCACACCGCTGGCCAACGGCAACGTCAACCTCACCATGTGGGACGCAAC GCCTCTAGGTTGCATCAGTAAATTCTACCAGTACGAGAGGACCAGCGTTCCCGGACAGTTCACCTACTTCAGCACAC GCCACAACATGGTGAAGGACATCACTGTGGTGGACACAAACTACACTGAGTACGCCGTGGTGCTCAAACACAAGGTCTTCCACAGAGAGTACACGCAGGTGGCACTTTATG GTCGCTCTCAGAGAGTCAGGAATGAGACCATTCAGAAGTTTAAAGCCTTCGCTCTGTCCCGCGGTTTCCCCAGAGAGTCTATTCTGACTCCACCTCCAGCAG AAAACTGTCCGGCATCCACATCTGGGTAG